One genomic window of Trichosurus vulpecula isolate mTriVul1 chromosome X, mTriVul1.pri, whole genome shotgun sequence includes the following:
- the MAGT1 gene encoding magnesium transporter protein 1, protein MAVGWRVWCVPAVAALALALLFVACRFPPASAFRRKEMVLSEKVSQLMDWTSKRAVIRMNGDKFRRFVKGSPKNYSVIVMFTALEPHRQCLVCRQADEEFHILANSWRYSNAFTNKIFFAMVDFDDGSDVFQMLNMNSAPTFMNFPAKGKPKQSDTYELQVRGFSAEQIARWIADRTDVNIRIIRPANYAGPLMLGLLLAVIGGLVYLRRSNLDFLFNKTGWAFAALCFVLAMTSGQMWNHIRGPPYAHKNPHTGQVNYIHGSSQAQFVAETHIVLLFNGAVTLGIVLLCEAITSHMDIGKRKLMCAVGIVLVVVFFSWMLSVFKSKYHGYPYSFLMN, encoded by the exons ATGGCTGTCGGTTGGCGGGTCTGGTGCGTGCCGGCGGTGGCGGCGCTGGCGCTGGCGCTGCTCTTCGTGGCCTGCCGCTTCCCCCCTGCCTCTGCCTTCCGCAGAAAGGAG atggtGTTGTCAGAAAAGGTTAGTCAGCTGATGGACTGGACCAGCAAGAGAGCAGTGATAAGAATGAATGGAGATAAGTTCCGCCGTTTTGTCAAGGGATCACCAAAAAACTACTCAGTGATTGTGATGTTCACAGCTCTCGAACCGCATCGACAGTGTCTGGTGTGCCG GCAAGCTGATGAAGAGTTCCATATTTTGGCCAACTCCTGGAGATACTCCAATGCATTTACCAACAAGATATTTTTTGCTATGGTAGATTTCGATGATGGGTCTGATGTATTTCAGATG CTAAACATGAATTCGGCTCCAACTTTCATGAACTTCCCTGCCAAAGGAAAGCCAAAACAGAGTGATACATATGAGTTGCAGGTGCGGGGTTTTTCGGCTGAACAGATTGCCCGGTGGATAGCTGATCGAACTGATGTCAAT aTTCGAATAATTAGACCTGCAAATTATGCTGGGCCTCTTATGTTAGGATTGCTCTTGGCTGTTATCGGCGGCCTTGTGTATCTTCGAAGAAGTAATCTcgattttctttttaacaaaactGGATGGGCTTTCGCAGCTTTG tgttttgtaCTTGCAATGACGTCCGGACAGATGTGGAACCACATAAGAGGGCCACCGTATGCTCATAAGAATCCCCATACAGGACAGGTG aatTACATTCATGGAAGCAGCCAGGCCCAGTTTGTAGCCGAAACCCACATTGTCCTTCTGTTTA ATGGTGCTGTTACTCTGGGGATAGTGCTGTTGTGTGAAGCCATCACATCTCATATGGATATTGGAAAGAGAAAGC TAATGTGTGCCGTTGGCATTGTGCTGGTCGTAGTGTTTTTCAGTTGGATGCTCTCTGTCTTCAAGTCTAAATACCATGGCTATCCCTACAG TTTCCTGATGAATTAA